In one window of Streptomyces sp. NBC_01224 DNA:
- a CDS encoding hydrogen peroxide-inducible genes activator, whose translation MAQGNQGNRTKQPSLSQLRAFAAVAEYLHFRDAAAAIGMSQPALSGAVSALEEALGVQLIERTTRKVLLSPAGERLAVRARVVLEAVGQLMEEAEAVRAPFTGVLRLGVIPTVAPYLLPTVLRLVHERYPELDLQVHEEQTSSLLEGLAAGRLDLLLLAVPLGVPGVAELPLFDEDFVLVMEQDHWLGGRTDIPREALRELPLLLLDEGHCLRDQALDICREAGRTEGAPVTTTAAGLSTLVQLVAGGLGVTLLPRTAVTVETGRNEALATGYFAEPAPSRRVALGMRTGAARREEFEEFAAALREAMRGLPVRVAGGP comes from the coding sequence GTGGCGCAGGGTAATCAGGGCAATCGGACCAAACAGCCCAGTCTGTCGCAGCTGCGCGCCTTCGCGGCCGTCGCCGAATATCTGCACTTCAGGGACGCCGCGGCAGCAATCGGGATGAGTCAGCCGGCACTGTCCGGAGCCGTGTCGGCGCTGGAGGAGGCACTGGGTGTCCAGCTCATCGAGCGTACGACGCGCAAGGTACTGCTCTCGCCGGCCGGGGAGCGGCTCGCGGTCCGGGCCCGGGTGGTGCTGGAAGCCGTGGGTCAGCTGATGGAGGAGGCCGAGGCGGTCCGGGCGCCGTTCACCGGAGTGCTCAGGCTCGGAGTGATCCCGACCGTCGCCCCGTACCTGCTGCCGACGGTGCTGCGGCTGGTCCATGAGCGCTACCCGGAGCTCGACCTCCAGGTGCACGAGGAGCAGACCTCCTCGCTGCTGGAGGGGCTGGCCGCGGGAAGGCTGGACCTGCTGCTGCTCGCCGTGCCGCTCGGGGTGCCCGGAGTGGCCGAACTTCCCCTCTTCGACGAGGACTTCGTGCTGGTGATGGAGCAGGACCACTGGCTGGGCGGGCGCACCGACATTCCGCGCGAGGCCCTGCGCGAGCTGCCGCTGCTGCTCCTCGACGAGGGGCACTGCCTGCGCGACCAGGCGCTCGACATCTGCAGGGAGGCGGGGCGTACGGAGGGTGCGCCGGTCACCACGACCGCGGCCGGGCTCTCCACGCTGGTGCAGCTGGTCGCCGGCGGGCTCGGGGTGACGCTGCTGCCGCGTACCGCGGTGACAGTCGAGACCGGCCGCAACGAGGCGCTGGCCACCGGGTATTTCGCGGAACCCGCACCGTCGCGACGGGTGGCGCTGGGGATGCGGACGGGGGCGGCGCGGCGCGAGGAGTTCGAGGAGTTCGCGGCGGCGCTGCGGGAGGCGATGCGGGGGCTGCCGGTACGGGTGGCGGGCGGGCCTTAA
- a CDS encoding peroxiredoxin: MLTVGDKFPEFDLTACVSLESGKEFEQINHKTYEGKWKIVFAWPKDFTFVCPTEIAAFGKLNDEFADRDAQVLGFSGDSEFVHHAWRKDHPDLTDLPFPMMADSKHELMRDLGIEGEDGFAQRAVFIVDQNNEIQFTMVTAGSVGRNPKEVLRVLDALQTDELCPCNWTKGENTLDPVALLSGE, from the coding sequence GTGCTCACTGTCGGTGACAAGTTCCCCGAGTTCGACCTGACTGCTTGTGTCTCGCTGGAGAGCGGCAAGGAGTTCGAGCAGATCAACCACAAGACCTACGAGGGCAAGTGGAAGATCGTCTTCGCGTGGCCGAAGGACTTCACCTTCGTGTGCCCCACCGAGATCGCCGCCTTCGGCAAGCTGAACGACGAGTTCGCCGACCGTGACGCCCAGGTCCTCGGCTTCTCCGGTGACTCCGAGTTCGTGCACCACGCCTGGCGCAAGGACCACCCGGACCTGACCGACCTGCCCTTCCCGATGATGGCCGACTCGAAGCACGAGCTCATGCGTGACCTCGGCATCGAGGGCGAGGACGGCTTCGCCCAGCGCGCCGTCTTCATCGTCGACCAGAACAACGAGATCCAGTTCACGATGGTGACCGCCGGTTCCGTGGGCCGTAACCCCAAGGAGGTCCTGCGGGTCCTGGACGCCCTGCAGACCGACGAGCTGTGCCCCTGCAACTGGACCAAGGGCGAGAACACCCTCGACCCGGTCGCGCTCCTCTCGGGCGAGTGA
- a CDS encoding alkyl hydroperoxide reductase, which yields MALDELKAAVPDFAKDLKLNLGSVIGNSDLPQQQLWGTVLACAIASRSPKVLRELEPEAKANLSAEAYTAAKSAAAIMAMNNVFYRTRHLLSDPEYGTLRAGLRMNVIGKPGVEKIDFELWSLAVSAINGCGQCLDSHEQVLRKAGVDRETIQEAVKIASVIQAVGVTLDAEAVLAE from the coding sequence ATGGCACTCGACGAACTGAAGGCCGCGGTTCCGGACTTCGCCAAGGACCTGAAGCTGAACCTCGGTTCGGTCATCGGGAACAGCGACCTCCCGCAGCAGCAGCTGTGGGGCACCGTCCTCGCCTGTGCGATCGCCTCGCGCTCGCCGAAGGTGCTGCGCGAGCTGGAGCCGGAGGCGAAGGCCAACCTCTCCGCGGAGGCGTACACCGCAGCGAAGTCGGCCGCCGCCATCATGGCGATGAACAACGTCTTCTACCGGACCCGGCACCTGCTGTCGGACCCCGAGTACGGGACGCTCCGTGCGGGCCTGCGGATGAACGTCATCGGCAAGCCCGGCGTGGAGAAGATCGACTTCGAACTGTGGTCGCTCGCCGTCTCCGCGATCAACGGCTGCGGCCAGTGCCTGGACTCCCACGAGCAGGTGCTGCGCAAGGCCGGCGTGGATCGTGAGACCATTCAGGAAGCCGTCAAGATTGCCTCGGTGATCCAGGCGGTCGGCGTGACCCTCGATGCCGAGGCCGTGCTCGCCGAGTAG
- a CDS encoding AI-2E family transporter: MSKLPGWLGRLGAELTELGERLEQRRAEAEGVEGEGGEAAPIEPPETAAAAPSAVPAGAVPAEAGRRGAAADRVPPPPAYAPSVAARPDPVAAIPWGMRVAAEASWRLLVLAGTLYVLMKVISAVQLVVLAFVAALLVTAMLQPTVARLRRYGLPRGLATAVTAILGFVIIGLVGWFVVWQVMDNIDTLSDKVRTGIEDLKNWLLDSPFHVTEQQINDVAKNLSDTIGTNTEQITSAGLQGVTVMVEVLTGMLLAMFSTLFLLYDGKRIWHWVLKLVPAQARPGVAGAGPRAWRTLTAYVRGTVLVALIDAIFIGLGIWFLKVPMAVPLAVFIFLFAFIPLVGAVISGALAVVVALVTEGVFTALMVLLVVLAVQQIEGHVLQPFILGRAVRVHPLAVVLSVATGGMVAGIGGAVVAVPLVAVTNTVVGYLRSYGQEEALRHAPSPRGATAIDVAPTPAPGSPPEDSGGTKTK, from the coding sequence ATGTCGAAGCTTCCGGGGTGGCTCGGCCGTCTGGGCGCCGAACTCACCGAACTGGGCGAGCGGCTGGAACAGCGCAGGGCCGAGGCCGAGGGGGTCGAGGGCGAAGGGGGCGAGGCCGCGCCGATCGAGCCGCCGGAGACCGCCGCTGCCGCACCCTCTGCCGTGCCTGCCGGAGCCGTACCGGCCGAGGCGGGCCGGCGTGGTGCCGCGGCCGACCGCGTACCGCCGCCTCCCGCGTACGCCCCCTCCGTGGCGGCCCGGCCCGATCCGGTCGCGGCGATCCCCTGGGGAATGCGCGTCGCGGCCGAGGCGTCCTGGCGGCTGCTCGTCCTGGCGGGCACGCTCTATGTGCTGATGAAGGTCATCAGCGCCGTACAGCTGGTGGTTCTGGCCTTCGTCGCCGCGCTGCTCGTCACCGCGATGCTGCAGCCGACCGTCGCCCGGCTGAGGCGGTACGGTCTGCCGCGCGGACTGGCCACCGCGGTCACGGCGATCCTGGGCTTCGTCATCATCGGGCTGGTCGGCTGGTTCGTGGTCTGGCAGGTCATGGACAACATCGACACTCTCTCCGACAAGGTGCGGACGGGTATCGAAGACCTGAAGAACTGGCTGCTCGACAGCCCCTTCCATGTCACCGAGCAGCAGATCAACGACGTCGCGAAGAACCTCAGCGACACCATCGGCACCAACACCGAACAGATCACCTCCGCCGGGCTGCAGGGCGTCACCGTGATGGTGGAGGTCCTCACCGGGATGCTGCTGGCCATGTTCTCGACGCTCTTCCTCCTGTACGACGGGAAGCGCATCTGGCACTGGGTGCTGAAGCTGGTGCCCGCACAGGCCCGGCCGGGTGTCGCGGGCGCCGGGCCGCGCGCCTGGCGGACCCTGACCGCCTACGTGCGGGGCACGGTCCTGGTGGCGCTGATCGACGCGATCTTCATCGGTCTCGGGATCTGGTTCCTCAAGGTGCCGATGGCGGTGCCGCTCGCCGTCTTCATCTTTCTCTTCGCCTTCATCCCGCTGGTCGGCGCGGTGATCTCCGGAGCGCTCGCGGTGGTCGTCGCGCTGGTCACCGAGGGCGTGTTCACCGCGCTCATGGTGCTGCTCGTGGTGCTCGCCGTGCAGCAGATCGAGGGCCATGTGCTGCAGCCGTTCATCCTGGGACGCGCGGTGCGGGTGCATCCCCTCGCCGTCGTCCTCTCGGTCGCCACGGGGGGCATGGTCGCCGGCATCGGCGGAGCGGTCGTCGCGGTGCCGTTGGTCGCGGTCACCAATACGGTGGTCGGCTATCTGCGGTCGTACGGACAGGAGGAAGCCCTGCGGCACGCGCCGTCCCCGCGCGGGGCGACCGCGATCGACGTCGCCCCCACGCCCGCGCCGGGATCGCCGCCCGAGGACAGCGGCGGCACGAAAACCAAGTGA
- a CDS encoding transglycosylase SLT domain-containing protein — MSRISVRGFAVASATAVTTVGAVVGVASGSTPAADDNNFEATAADTTLLADIPAGQQAQVQTASLTQQADAQASAADASAKKSVEEAARIQAAKDAKSKKQAAEDKLEKERQDKKDAAERASRSEIRSASTFAQQGSYTVAEIKAIARQIVPADQFQCFSNIVNVESSWNYRASNPSSGAYGLVQALPGSKMVSAGADWQTNPATQIKWGLSYMNGAKYGSPCGAWAFWQANHWY; from the coding sequence GGGGTTCGCCGTGGCGTCAGCCACTGCGGTCACCACCGTCGGCGCCGTCGTAGGCGTTGCCTCGGGCAGCACTCCCGCTGCCGACGACAACAACTTCGAGGCGACCGCAGCCGACACGACGCTTCTCGCCGACATCCCTGCGGGCCAGCAGGCCCAGGTGCAGACCGCCTCGCTGACTCAGCAGGCCGACGCCCAGGCATCCGCGGCCGACGCGTCGGCGAAGAAGTCCGTGGAGGAAGCGGCCCGTATCCAGGCTGCCAAGGACGCCAAGTCGAAGAAGCAGGCGGCCGAGGACAAGCTGGAGAAGGAGCGCCAGGACAAGAAGGACGCGGCCGAGCGCGCCAGCCGTTCCGAGATCCGCAGCGCCTCCACGTTCGCGCAGCAGGGCTCGTACACCGTGGCCGAAATCAAGGCGATCGCGCGGCAGATCGTTCCCGCCGACCAGTTCCAGTGCTTCAGCAACATCGTGAACGTCGAGTCGAGCTGGAACTACCGGGCGAGCAACCCGTCTTCCGGTGCCTACGGCCTCGTCCAGGCGCTGCCGGGCTCGAAGATGGTATCCGCCGGAGCCGACTGGCAGACCAACCCGGCCACGCAGATCAAGTGGGGCCTCAGCTACATGAACGGCGCCAAGTACGGCAGCCCGTGCGGTGCCTGGGCCTTCTGGCAGGCCAACCACTGGTACTAG